The genomic segment CTTTAATTAATCGACAGGCAGTTTCGTAGGTTGTCAAACAATATGACTCTGCAGCCATATATGCTTTGATGACCGCGTCACGAATAGCTGGATCTCGGTCTGCCGAATCGCGATTCTCTTTATACAGCTCAACTAAGCGGCGCGCAGTTTCTTGAAAACGCGCAGGTGATCTAAGCATTAATCCACGCTCAAATCCTGCAGTAGCCATAGCCACTTCCCAGCCTTTACCTTCATCACCGAGTCGGCAATTGACTGGCACTTTCACATTGTCAAAGAAGATTTCGGCAAAGCCCGGTAGACCATCAAGCTGTGGAATAGGATTGACGGTAACGCCCTCAAGCGCCAGCGGAACAAGAATAAATGTTAGGCCATGGTGGCGCTTTGACTCTGGGTCAGTGCGGAACATGCCAAAGCACTGATCAGCCCATGCAGCTCGGGTAGACCAGGTTTTCTGACCGTTAATAATATAATATTCACCACACTCTGAAAGCTCTGCTTTTGAACGAATAGCCGCCATATCTGAACCGGCACCCGGCTCAGACCAACCTTGCGCCCAAACCTCAGTACCGTCAGCCATTTTCGGCAAAATATCAGCTTTTTGTTGTTCCGTACCATATTCCATTAGGGTTGGGCCTAGTAGAAAAATACCGTTCTGATTAACACGATTAGGTGCCTTGGCACGAAAATATTCTTCTTCGAAAATCAACCATTCAATCAAATCAGCATCACGACCGCCTAATTCGCTTGGCCATGTCACCATGCCCCAGCGACCTTCGTTCATTTTCGCTTCCCATTCACGATGCTGCTGAAAGCCTTCAGCTGTATCATAAGTTTTTAGCGGTTCTGCTGGAACATTGGCCGCTAACCAATCTCTCACTTCTTGACGAAAGGCTTGATGTTTTTCGGTAAAGTGTAAATCCATAACTTCTCTCTTGTCTTAGACGGTCATTATGATTTTTGTCGAACTATTGCTTTTCAGTAAATGCTGCGTCACGCTTATTAACAAACGCATCGCGAGATTCTGCAGAATCTGGAGATTGATAAGCCTCTAAGGTGAAGCCTTGCTCCCAACGATACTTGTCTTCTAAGTTACCATCTTCAATCCCGGTCAACGCTTCTTTGGCCAAAGCAATCATACGCGGTGATTTTTCAGCAATTTTGGCCGCCATTTCACGCGCCGTAGGCAGTAGCTGATCGCGCGGCACTACTTTTTCAATAGCGCCTAAACGATAAGCTTCTTGGGCATCAATGGGTAAACCGGTAAAGTACATATAACGAACTTTCTGCACCGGGAACATACGCTGTAAGTGCGCACCACCACCCATTGCACCTCGATCAACCTCGGGAACGGCAAAGGTTGCGCACTCGGAAGCTACGATGAAATCAGCTGCGCCGGAGATACCAATACCCCCACCTAGTACGAAGCCATGAACCGCGACGATCACTGGCTTAGGGTTTAGATGAATCGCTTTAAAGGTGTCATAGTTGCCTTTATTCACCTTAACAATCAATGAATCATCGGCATCTAACTCTTTAATATCAACGCCTGCACAAAAGCCACGCCCCTCCGCCGCAATGATAATAACGCGACAGTCGTCGTTGTTACCTAAACTATCAATCTCAGCAGCAATCTGCGCCCATTCAACTGAGGAGAATGCATTAACCGGAGGCTTATCAAAGATCACTTCAGCAATGCCGTTAGTAATGGTTGTTTTATACGGTAATGACATACCTATTCCTTATCTATTTATTTCAGCGCTGCTAGACGCTGCTCAGCTTCACTAACTATTTCACGAATTAACTCGTCACATGTCGGCAAATGATCAATCACACCTGCGACTTGCCCAGATGGTAAAACACCATCAGCAGGATGACCGTCTACCATAGCTTTCATAATAATCATGGGTGCATTGGCCGACATAATGGCTTGAGCGGGCGTTACATCGCCTGACTTTGTCATAGCAAAGGCAGACTTTAACAAATCAAAGATCGATGCACCGGTAAACTTACGAAACTTTAAGCCATTAATTAGGGCAATTATGAGCTTTTTGAAATTACCGGCTTTTTCCATTTTTTCAAGCCACTCATTCATGACCATACGCTGTGGCAGACCATCCATTGCTTTTGAGACAATGATATTCGCTGGATTTTTACACTCTATGTAGCGCTGCTTAGTTGCTGCAGGCACGGGTGAATTTTGGGTTAACAAAAAGCGCGTACCCATGGCGATGCCGTCAGCGCCAAATGCCATCGCGGCAACCAAGCCACGACCATCTTTGAAACCACCTGCACCCAATACCGGCACTTTATCACCGACCGCATCAACCACTTGAGGCAGCAATAAGGTTGTAGGCACACTGCCGGTATGGCCACCACCCTCGCCGCCTTGCACGGCCACAGCATCGGCACCCATTTCAACGGCTTTAATTGCATGCTTTGGTAAACCCACGGTTGGCATACAAACAATACCGTTATCTTTAAGCCGCTGAATCATCTCTTTACCGGGCGAGCGCGAATATGACACCGCCTTTACCCCATGCTTTATACATAAGTCGATAATCTCGTTGGCGTTTGGTTGATACATATGGAAGTTTACGCCGAAGTTTTTATCGGTCAGCTCTTTCACACGCAAAATATCTCGCTCCATCTCTTCTGGTGGAATCGTTGCTCCCGCTAAAAAACCAAAGCCACCCGCGTTACAGGTGCCTGCGACAAGCTCTGGGTCAGCAACCCAGCCCATAGCCGTTTGAATAATGGGATATTTACAACCTAACAGCTCAGTAATTCGGGTATTCAGAACATCAGACATGGTTAAAACTTCTACATTAAAAATACTAAAACGCCCACCAGTGTTGAAACACTCGCAGGCGTCGATAATGGTTTGTAGCTCGTCAATAAAACGCGCTACAGACGATTAGACACGCTACGAGCGGTCACCCGGAGGGTTATCTTTTAACTGCTTACTGCGCCAATCTTGAGGATCAAGCTCACGAATAATCGCTAGCTGCTCTTCAGTTGGTGCAGGCGTTGTTGGTACTTCGTCAGGTATAATTAATTCAAAGCCTGTATTTTCAACGACCTGCTCAACCGTAATACCAGGATGAACAGACACTAAGGCAATTTCATGATTAGGGCCTGAAAAATCAAGTACACATAAATCTGTTAGGATAATGCGAATATCAACATCCGCTAATTCATAACCTTTCGGCAAACGCTCTGGGTTATAGCCAATTGAGTTTACAAGGTCACATTCGCCTTCAACGAAAACACGTTTATTGTGTGAAGGCACGAAAAATGAGTTGGCATGGCTAATAGAATTACCCGGTAGACCGCGCACACCTAACATCATGATTTTTGGTTGCTCGTAAGAGCCACCCAAAGCTGAGATATTTGCTTGGCCGAATTTATCAACCTGCGTTGGGCCAATCATAGCGTGACGCTTGCCTGACCAAACATTATCAAAGATGCGTGAAAAACCCATCCATGTTTCAGATTTTTGACCTTCATGCGAAGTGCGGCCAGAAATAGGGTTAGGCTCAGAAAGTAAGTAGGCTTCTGAGTCTGTCATCATAAGGTCTTGGTTGAAGGTTTTCATTGCAAGGCTCGCAGCCAAGCGCGGTAACACACCAATACCTGTGGCTAAAACTTCACCATCGTGTCGGAACGCCTCGGCGCCGGCAACAATCATCAATTCAGCCAATGTATATTCTTTAGCGGGAGTGCCTGTAGCAGTTGTCATACTGTAATTCTCCTTTGACCGATTGATTAATAGACTGGCAGCGGTAATGCTTTAATTGCATCTAAGCCGCCAACCAGCGCTTGGTATTCTTCTTCTGTTTTGCCATTGATGTATTTTTCAGCGTAAGCCTCAAAACCACCTTCTTTAGCAAAGCCAGCGTATTCTTTGGTGTGTTTAACATCGAAGCCGTAAAGTGGCGTGCAAGAAGTTGGATGAGCACCGCCAGGAATATGCACAACACCTGTGGTCATGGAACGTTCCCAGAATACGTAACGTGACTCATCGCCTTGCGCGAAGTAATCGGTGTCAACGATTTCATCAACCGTGACAAAGGTCTTTTCTGCAGCACGAGCCATTTGCTCGTCCATATACATATCTGGGCCTTTGATTTGACAAACACCACGCACATCAGCGCGATCTGCATGAATAAGAGCAACATCTAAGTTAAGCGCAGGCATAGCCACCCACTCTTTGTCATCATATGGGCTATCGATAACTTTGATGTCTTTGTTCACTTTAATCACATCAGTACCTAANCCGATTTGCGTTGGCATAAATGGCATACCCCANCTTGCCGCTCGCAAACCAAGAAGCATCATGCCTTCATCAACTTCCATCGTTTCTATAGCGCCGGTTTGACGTGCTTGTCGAAAAAATGGTTCAAGAGGAATAAAGTCTAGCGATACAAAAGCAAAAATAACTTTTTTCACTTTGCCTGCGGCACAGAGCATACCAACATCGGCGCCACCGTAGGCAACCACTGTTAAGTCTTTCAGGTCAGAGCGAAGGATTTCGCGAATTAATGCCATCGGCTTGCGACGAGGCCCCCAGCCACCGACACCAATTGTCATGCCATCTTCTAATTGGCTAACAACTTCAGCAGCAGTCATTTGCTTGTTCATACAAATCCCCTTGCGTGGATGATTTTTAGTTAAAAGAATTCTCGCGCGCGAATGATACACGAATTAGCGGTAAATTTGCAGTGATAACTGGTCAGCAGCGGCGCTAATCTGGGCATATTTTATCAATTTTCAGCGCTATTTAAGCTTGCTTGCGTGAAAATCAAGCCGATCTTGGCCTTCATTTATTATTATTATCAATCGCATTAAATTAATTGATTTTAGCTATAAAAATGGCTGTGCTGTAATATCACTAAGGTCATCGCACCAATCAATTAATTACTACACAGGTACAACACGCAAAGGAGTTTTAGTATGTTAGATATAATCCAGGTAGCAGCCAATGATTGTAATTATGCCAACAACTATTATGGCGACCAGGTCTGCCGTTGTAAGTCATGAGTTTTTGCGCTGACACTCAAGCGATTCTCAGCGAGCTGCGGGCATAAAAAAACCGAGCGTTCGCTCGGTTTACTTTATTGATTTGGTACTTATGCTTCGATTTCAAATAAACCTGCAGCGCCCATACCACCGCCAATACACATAGTAACTACTATGTATTTAGCACCACGACGTTTACCTTCAAGTAATGCATGACCCACCATACGCGCACCTGACATGCCGAATGGGTGACCTACAGAGATTGCACCGCCGTTTACGTTCATTTTGTCAATATCGATACCCAGTTCTTTCTGGCAGTAGACCACTTGAGAAGCAAAGGCTTCGTTTAGTTCCCACAGGTCAATATCATCAACCGTTAAACCGTGCTTGGCTAAAAGCTTAGGTACCGCGAAAACAGGGCCAATCCCCATTTCATCAGCTTTACAGCCTGCAACCGCTACACCTTTATAAACACCTAAAGGTGCAAGACCTAACGCTTCAGCTTTTTCGCGAGACATAAGTAGTGATGCCGCAGCACCGTCAGAAAGCTGTGAAGCATTACCAGCCGTGATGAATTTACCTTCTTGAACCCACTTACCATCTTTCCATACTGGATCAAGTGATGCTAAAGACTCAGCCGTGGTTGATGGACGGTTACACTCGTCTTTATCAACCACTACTTCTTCATAAGTAGTCTCTTTGGTTTCTTTATTGAATACCGCTTTTACTGCATTCATTGGTACGATTTCGTCGTCAAATGTACCGTTTGCTTGTGCAGCAGCTGTACGCTGTTGAGAAATCAATGAGTAGGCATCTTGCTCTTCACGCGTAATATTATAACGCTCAGCAACAATCTCAGCCGTTTCAATCATTGGGATATAAGCAGTATCATCAAAACCTAACACTGTTTTTGATACATTTTTATAGGTGTTTTTGTGCTTGTTTTGCGTTAAAGAAATAGACTCAACACCACCGGCAATCGCTACATCAATTTCACCCACCATGATACTTTTGGCAGCGTAGGCAATCGTCATTAAACCTGATGAACACTGACGCTCCATCGCCATACCTGGCACAGAATCTGGTAAACCACCAGCTACTGCACATAAACGGCCGAGATTGTAAGCCTGGGTACCTTGCTGCGCAGCTGCGCCAAAAATACAGTCTTCAACTAGGCTTGGATCAATACCCGCTTTTTCAACTACCGCTTTTACTACATGACCACCCATGGCCGGGGCTTCAGTATCGTTAAAAGAACCGCGAAAAGACTTGGCCAAGCCGGTACGAGCAGTGCTTACGATTACAGCGTCTCTGTTAGACATAATGTTCTCCTATTAAAAATTCTGGTTGACCATCAAGCGCGCTGGCTTGAGGTTGAGATAATTTCACCGGTGAGGTAAGACGAATAATCCGAGGCTAAAAACATCATCACATTCGCCACTTCCCACACTTCTGCTGCACGACCAAATGCTTCTTTTGCTTCAAGCTCCGCGAGTAAGTCAGCAGGTGCAGATTTACGTAACATCGGATGCATCGCAATCGATGGCGCTACCGCATTAATGCGGATATTATCCTCTGCAGCCTCTAAAGCTGCACATCGAGTTAGCGCCATAACACCGGCTTTCGCTGCGGCATAATGCGCCTGCTCTTTTTGTGCACGCCAGCCAAGCACAGAGGCATTATTCACGATAACACCGCCTTGGCCTCGCTGCTTCATCACTTTCATCATATGACGCGTCATACGCATGGTGCCATACAGCGTTACTTGAATGACTTTGTCCCACTCGGCATCGTCCATTTCAATCAATAGCTTTGAAGTGCCAAGCCCTGCATTATTAATCAGGATATCTACGCCTTGCATTTTTTCTTCAGCAAAGGCAATTAATGCTTGCACCTCATCTTCATCACAGACGTTACAAAGCTTACCCCAGACATTATCTTTACCTGTCAGCGCCTTTAATTCTGCTACCGATTTTTCTAAGCGCCCTTCATGCACGTCAGAAATGACAAGCGCTCGCGCGCCTTCTTCAATCGCACGCTTTGCTGCGCTTCCGCCAATACCGGCACCTGCCGCTGCAGTGATCAAAACGGATTTATCTTTAATTAAATCTTTACCCTCGGGATATTGAGGATTTTTTAAATCATACATAGTGAAATTCCATGATTAGACGCTGTATTTAGTCGTACCGCATATTCGCGAGACAAAGAATTGAAGCTTAAAAGTGGTTAAAAGGCTTAACCACTTTCAGATATGACAATTGAGGTCGCTTATAGAGAAGCCTTAGCTTATGCCTTGATCGTAACTTTTGGCTCACGCGGCATACCAAGGCCGCGTTCAGCAATAATATTACGTTGGATTTGATTAGTACCGCCATAAATCGTGTCAGAGCGAACAAATAAGTACATGGACTGCAAGCGAGACAGCTCATAGGGGCCTGCATCTAAAACCTCAGCATCAGCGCCCATGACATCCATGGCTAACTCACCTAAATCACGATGCCAAGTGGCCCAATACAATTTATACATTAGCGCTTCTTTTTGCAGAGAACCATCACCGGCATCGTCAGATAGCGTTCGCATTGAATTGTAGCGCATCACTTTAAGCCCCTCATGGGCTTTCGCAATACGTTGGCGAATAATTGGATCTTTAGCCGCACCGTTTGACTTTGCCAAGGCCACAACTTCATCTAATTCATTTTGAAACTGCATTTGCTGGCCTAGTGTCGAGACTCCGCGTTCAAAGCCTAATAAGCCCATGGCCACTTTCCAGCCATCACCCGGCTCGCCAACAATATCATCAGCATCGCATTCAGCATCATCAAAGAATACTTCATTGAACTCTGAGGTACCGGTGATTTGCTCAATTGGACGCACTGTAATGCCCGGTTGATCCATTTTCATTAAGAAAAAACCAAGGCCCTTATGAGCGACCGAATCAGGATCGGTTCTCGCAACCACGAATACATAATCGGATTCGTGTGCTAAAGATGTCCAAACTTTTTGACCATTGATCACCCACTTGCCTTTTTCTTCATCAAAACGCGCTTTAGTCTTGACGTTAGCTAAGTCGGAGCCTGCACCAGGCTCAGAGTAGCCTTGACACCATAGTTCAGAGCCATCAAGTATGCCCGGCAAGTATTTTTCACGTTGTGCTTCGGTGCCAAACGCAATCAAGGTTGGACCGGTTAAGCCCTCACCAATATGACCAACTCGTCCAGGCGCACCCGAACGTGCGTATTCTTCGAAGAAAATAACCTGCTGCTCAATCGAAAGCTCTCGACCGCCAAACTCTTTAGGCCAACCAACACAGGTCCAACCACCTTCAGCCAGCTTCTTTTCCCAAACTTTTCGCTCTTCTGGAAACATATGCTCGTCTCCGGGACCACCGCGAAACTTAAGTTGGGCGAACTCGCCTACTAAATTATCACTTAGCCAAGCTGCAATTTCTTCGCGAAACTTTTCGTCTTCAGCACTAAAACTTAATTTCATTCAAGTAACTCCTTCGACTTATTATGCTAATAACATTTGCGCTAAGCGCTCACGGTGATATGTACTATTACCTAACATGTGCTCCGAAGCTTTTGCGCGTTTAAAATATAAATGCGGGTCATACTCCCAAGTAAAACCTACGCCACCATGCAATTGAATTGCATCGCCAGCATTTTGAAAATAGGCATCAGAGACATTCGCTTTTGCAATCGACGCCGCTTCGGCCAGCTCATCTGCCAACTCGCCACCCGTAAACGCATCTTGCGCTACGCAAGCTGCATAGTAGACTGCACTTTTCGCGCATTCAGCTTTGGTCATCATATCAGCAGCGCGATGTTTAATGGCCTGGAACGAGGCAACTGGACGGTTAAACTGCACACGCTCTTTGGTGTAATCTACGGTAATATCCAAAACCTCTGATGCGCCACCCATTTGTTCGGCAGCTAGGCAAATAGTCGCAAGATCAAGGATTTTTGCTAACTCAGCGGCAGCATCCAATTTCAGGATGCCGTCTTTTTCGACCTTAACATTATTAAAGCTTAACTCGGCCTGCTTGCGTGTTTGATCCATGGTTGGCACCCACTTCACATCAATTCCTGCAGTCGACATAGGAACAACAAACAAACCAATCTTGTTGTCAGCATCTTTTGCCGCCGCAACCACAAACTCTGCATTATGACCGTCCACCACAAAACGGTATTGACCATTGATAACCGCAGCTTGATCTTGTAGAGAAAATTCGGCCTCGACAGCATCTACGCCAGTTTGATTACTTGAGGTATATGCTAAGGTTGCAATTGCGCCCTCTAAAACCTTTGTTAGATATTCTGCTTGCTGAGACTCGTCACCAGCTTCAAGCAAAGCGGTAGTGGCTTGGCAAACTGTGGCAAAATAAGGGGCGCACAATAGATAGCGGCCCATCTGCTCCATCACAGCACATAGCTCTACATAGCCGAGACCCATGCCACCCAGTGACTCAGGGATTGTTATAGCCTGAAAATACAGCTCCTGACAGATTTGTTGCCACAACGCAGCATCATAGCCGGCATCAGTGGCCATGGCGGTTCGAATAGCTTCAGAAGAAGAAACGTCTTGCAAAAAGCTTTCCGCGGTATCGCGGATCATTTGTTGCTCTTCAGTAAAAGCGAAATCCATTGAATGGTCTCCAGATTTATTTGTAGCGGCAGCTTAACTTACGCCTGAAGCTGTCCGTTTAAAAAAAGGCGCATTATTGTAGCACATTGTTACGCGCAAATTCTGCAATTGTTTAGCGCTTAAATATGACAACTTTGCAATCGCGAGCATGAGTATTCACTGCGGTGAGGACAGATTGATGCCACTGAAAAGAACGTTAAAACCAGCAAAGTAGCAGGCAGACCACTATTCAAGATCACAAACGCAAGTTCATCGACAAAATAATGGCAGCAAAGCTAAGCCGATTAGCCGGTCTATACAGGCTTTAACATGCAGGATAGGCTGAACGGTGCAGCTTAAGTTAACAAATGCGCTCTGGCACAAGAGCATATAGCAGCATAGATAATCAAACAGGAAAGTAAGAAAAGACAGCAATAAAGAGCGGAAACCAGCAGTGCTAAAACGAAAAAACCCCACAAAATTGTGGGGTTTTTTAATATGGCCCGCCAGGAAGGATTCGAACCTCCGACCGCCTGGTTCGTAGCCAGGTACTCTATCCAGCTGAGCTACTGGCGGGTAAGGCCGCGTATTATAGGTACGCGAAAGTTCCTGTCAATGAGTTTTAACCAAATCAAAACAAATTGCAAGAATGGCGGTGAAGGAGGGATTCGAACCCTCGATACCGTATTAGGGTATACTCCCTTAGCAGGGGAGCGCCTTCGACCACTCGGCCACTTCACCGTAAGTGGCGCATATTAGAGATCAAGCACTGTTTCGTCAATGCAAGGTCGAGAAATTAGCGCTTTTTCGCGCAATTATTAATCAGCAGTGCCGCAAGGCATGAGCATGCAAGAAGAGATCAGGATCTGATCATTCAAATATTGTTTCTCATCGAAATATATTAGCTAATAATAAGCTACGGCAATTCATCAGGCCTAGCCAAAAGCTTTAATTCCAATTGATACAAAACAAAAAGCCGCGCTAAACGTCAGAACATTACTTGGTTTTACAAGCAAGATAAGGAACACAGATCTGAAAACAGAAGCAGAAAAGAAACAAAAAAAAGCAGACATAAAAAAAAGGAGCTATTGCTCCTTTTAAAGAATATTGCCATGGCCTAATCCTTTGAAGCAAATTAGGCGATGACGGCAGACTAAGCTTGGTTAAAATTAACCTCACCCGCCTCCTTTTCACGCTGGATGCGCTGGTAGATTTCTTCGCGATGCACAGGCACCTCTTTTGGTGCATTGACACCAATGCGCACCTGATTACCTTTGACACCAAGAACCGTTACGGTAACGTCATCCCCAACCATTAATGTTTCACCAATGCGACGTGTTAAAATAAGCATGATTGCTTCTCCTATATTGAAAGCTGCTTCATGGGCTTTCATGTCCTCGTAAAAGTATAGGTCAGCGGTAATATTTTGCGCGACCTACGCTAGGAAGCAGCAAACCTAGGCAGTTAAATTAAGCNAAGGCTGCTGCAAACAATTTAGCGAGTCGCAAATCTAGCTAGGACAATCCTGCACTACTACTGCATAACAACACTCTATGCGACAACTAAATAAGTGCACCCAAAACCGACAAATGTTTTTGAAGAGTAAAAACTTAACCTGGAACGCAAGTTGAAATTCTCAAAACGGGGCGATTAAACACTAAATTGTGCTTAATTAGAAGCAACAGCGTGGAAAAAGTTCCCAAAATCCGTAAAAAGTTCTAAAAAACGCAGCGGATGCTGCGTTTAGGATGCTTGTAGCTTAAGCTAGCTGCTCAGCAACATAGGCCTCAAACTCGGGTAAGACTGTTGGCAATGCTGACACATCAGAACCACCGCCCTGGGCCATATCCGCTCGACCGCCACCTTTGCCACCCAGCTTTGCGGCAAATGCCTTAATAATATCGCCAGCGCGGACTTTATCGGTCAGATCTGCTGTTACGCCAGCAACCAAGGCGATACCTTTCTCATCGACGGTAGCAAGCAGCACAGCTGCAGTACCCAACTTACTTTTCAGCTGATCCAACGTCACTAGTAAACTTTTACGATCAGCTCCATCAATGGTAGCTGCCAATACTTTAACACCCTGCACATCAACCGCCTGAGTGGATAAATCGCCACCACTGGAGGTCGCAAGCTTGGCTTTTAGCTGCTGTATTTCTTTGTCTTGTTGTTTCGCCTGGGCAATTAAGGCAGTTAACTTATCTAATAGATTTTCAGGTTTAGCTTTTAACTGGTTGGCTGCAGCTTTGAGCGTCTGTTCATTGGCACGGTCAAAGGCTAAGGCATGTTCAGCAGTGACTGCTTCAATTCGGCGTACGCCAGCCGCCACAGAACTTTCTGATACTATGCGAAAAGCACCTAAATCGCCGGTTCGAGCAGCATGCGTTCCACCACAGAGCTCCACTGAAAAGCCATCACCCATCGACAATACACGCACTTGGTTACCGTATTTTTCACCAAACAAGGCCATCGCACCCTTAGCTTTTGCGGTTTCCATGTCGGTTACAACCGTTTCAATCTCAGTATTTGAGCGAATCTGCGCATTCACTATGGCTTCAATCTGTTGCAGCTGCTGATCATTGACAGCTTCGAAATGAGAGAAGTCAAAGCGTAAGCGGTCGGCAGTGTTTAAGGAGCCCTTTTGCTGCACATGCTCGCCCAAAACGGCACGCAAGGCCGCATGCAATAAATGCGTCGCTGAATGATTAAGCGCGACTTGCTGGCGAATATCTGGATTGACCGCTGCATTGATCAGATCACCTGTGCGAATCGCTCCTTCGGTTACCATGACCTGATGCAAATGGTGATTCGAGGCTTTCATCACATCCTCAACATTGGCAGACATTGCGGCCGACGTCAGCAGACCTACGTCACCAATTTGACCACCTGACTCAGCATAAAAAGGCGTCTGCGCAAGCACAACCACCCCCGACTGGCCAGCGGTCAGGGTGTCGACCTGCTGCTCACCAATATATAAGGCTATCACTTTAGCGTCAGTGCTCAGCTGCTGATATCCAGTAAAGCTTGTTTCACCATCGAGCCGCCATTGCTTGGTATAATCTACTGAAAAACCGCCAGCCGCTTGCGAACGCTTGCGCTGCGCCGCCATTGCCTCGTCAAACGCAGCAACATCAATCTCAAGCCCTTGCTCACGCGCGATGTCGGCGGTTAAGTCAAACGGAAAGC from the Pseudomonadales bacterium genome contains:
- the alaS gene encoding alanine--tRNA ligase, whose protein sequence is MKSADIRESFLSFFAAKDHQRVASSSLVPGNDPTLLFTNAGMVQFKDVFLGEDPRDYSRATTSQRCVRAGGKHNDLENVGYTARHHTFFEMLGNFSFGDYFKQDAIHYAWEFLTSSEWMNIPASKLTVTVYADDDEAYAIWRDQIGVPAEKIIRIGDNKGEKYASDNFWAMGDTGPCGPCTEIFYDHGEHIWGGPPGSPEEDGDRFIEIWNVVFMQYQRSADGTMTALPKPSVDTGMGLERIAALMQGVHNNYEIDLFQSLLKAADSITNTGDLSNQSLRVIADHIRSCAFLIVDGVIPANEGRGYVLRRIMRRAIRHAHKLGVKQPFFHQLAKPLADEMGEAYPELVQALPQVEKVILAEEQQFAKTLDNGMAMLSAAIDKLQGSTLAGDVVFKLYDTYGFPFDLTADIAREQGLEIDVAAFDEAMAAQRKRSQAAGGFSVDYTKQWRLDGETSFTGYQQLSTDAKVIALYIGEQQVDTLTAGQSGVVVLAQTPFYAESGGQIGDVGLLTSAAMSANVEDVMKASNHHLHQVMVTEGAIRTGDLINAAVNPDIRQQVALNHSATHLLHAALRAVLGEHVQQKGSLNTADRLRFDFSHFEAVNDQQLQQIEAIVNAQIRSNTEIETVVTDMETAKAKGAMALFGEKYGNQVRVLSMGDGFSVELCGGTHAARTGDLGAFRIVSESSVAAGVRRIEAVTAEHALAFDRANEQTLKAAANQLKAKPENLLDKLTALIAQAKQQDKEIQQLKAKLATSSGGDLSTQAVDVQGVKVLAATIDGADRKSLLVTLDQLKSKLGTAAVLLATVDEKGIALVAGVTADLTDKVRAGDIIKAFAAKLGGKGGGRADMAQGGGSDVSALPTVLPEFEAYVAEQLA
- a CDS encoding acyl-CoA/acyl-ACP dehydrogenase; the protein is MDFAFTEEQQMIRDTAESFLQDVSSSEAIRTAMATDAGYDAALWQQICQELYFQAITIPESLGGMGLGYVELCAVMEQMGRYLLCAPYFATVCQATTALLEAGDESQQAEYLTKVLEGAIATLAYTSSNQTGVDAVEAEFSLQDQAAVINGQYRFVVDGHNAEFVVAAAKDADNKIGLFVVPMSTAGIDVKWVPTMDQTRKQAELSFNNVKVEKDGILKLDAAAELAKILDLATICLAAEQMGGASEVLDITVDYTKERVQFNRPVASFQAIKHRAADMMTKAECAKSAVYYAACVAQDAFTGGELADELAEAASIAKANVSDAYFQNAGDAIQLHGGVGFTWEYDPHLYFKRAKASEHMLGNSTYHRERLAQMLLA
- the csrA gene encoding carbon storage regulator CsrA, with translation MLILTRRIGETLMVGDDVTVTVLGVKGNQVRIGVNAPKEVPVHREEIYQRIQREKEAGEVNFNQA